In the Engystomops pustulosus chromosome 2, aEngPut4.maternal, whole genome shotgun sequence genome, one interval contains:
- the HNRNPA1 gene encoding heterogeneous nuclear ribonucleoprotein A1 isoform X2, with amino-acid sequence MHKSESPKEPEQLRKLFIGGLSFETTDDSLRNHFEQWGTLTDCVVMRDPGTKRSRGFGFVTYTSAEEVDAAMDARPHRVDGRVVEPKRAVSREDSQRPGAHLTVKKIFVGGIKEDTEEHHLRDYFEKYGKIEVVEIMTDRANGKKRGFAFVTFEDHDSVDKIVIQKYHTVNDHNCEVRKALSKQEMASASSSSRGRGGGGGNFGGRGGYGGNDNYGGGRGGGSFGGRGGGFGGGRGGYGGDNYNNNGFGNDGGYGNNPPYGGGSRGYGGGQGGGYGGGNGGGYGGNGGGGGGGGYNDYNNGGGSGGSGFGGGNGNFGGNSGGGGGGYSDFGSYNNQSSSNFGPMKGGNYSGGRSSAPYGGGYGGGSGNGGNYGSGRRF; translated from the exons ATGCACAAGTCTGAG TCACCAAAGGAACCTGAGCAGCTCCGCAAGCTGTTCATTGGGGGCTTGAGCTTTGAGACCACAGACGACAGTCTCCGCAACCATTTTGAGCAATGGGGAACCCTGACAGACTGTGTG GTCATGAGGGATCCAGGCACAAAGCGTTCCCGTGGGTTTGGATTTGTCACTTACACTTCAGCTGAAGAAGTTGATGCTGCAATGGATGCCAGACCTCACCGGGTAGATGGACGTGTGGTGGAACCAAAACGTGCTGTCTCCAGAGAG GATTCACAAAGACCTGGGGCACATCTCACCGTCAAAAAGATCTTTGTTGGGGGAATTAAAGAAGACACAGAAGAGCATCACTTAAGAGACTACTTTGAGAAGTATGGGAAGATCGAGGTGGTAGAGATCATGACTGACCGTGCCAATGGCAAGAAGAGAGGATTTGCTTTTGTCACATTTGAAGATCATGATTCTGTTGACAAGATAGTTA TTCAGAAATATCACACTGTCAATGATCACAACTGTGAAGTAAGGAAGGCACTTTCAAAACAAGAGATGGCTTCAGCATCTTCCAGCTCAAGAG GacgtggtggtggaggaggaaacTTTGGAGGCCGTGGTGGCTATGGTGGAAACGATAACTATGGTGGAGGACGCGGAGGAGGAAGCTTTGGTGGTAGAGGAG GTGGTTTTGGTGGTGGTCGTGGCGGATACGGAGGcgataactacaataataatggGTTTGGCAATGATGGTGGATATGGCAACAACCCACCTTATGGTGGAGGCAGTCGAGGATATGGTGGTGGCCAAGGAGGTGGTTACGGTGGAGGAAATGGTGGCGGATATGGAGGAAACggtggtggtggcggcggcgGTGGATACAATGACTACAACAATGGAGGCGGAAGTGGAGGCAGTGGATTTGGTGGAGGCAATG GTAACTTTGGAGGAAACAGTGGTGGAGGAGGCGGAGGATACAGTGACTTTGGCAGCTACAACAACCAGTCCTCATCCAACTTTGGACCCATGAAAGGAGGAAACTACAGCGGTGGAAGGAGTTCTGCACCTTATGGTG GTGGATACGGTGGCGGCAGTGGAAACGGTGGCAATTATGGAAGCGGCAGACGATTCTAA
- the HNRNPA1 gene encoding heterogeneous nuclear ribonucleoprotein A1 isoform X1, whose amino-acid sequence MHKSESPKEPEQLRKLFIGGLSFETTDDSLRNHFEQWGTLTDCVVMRDPGTKRSRGFGFVTYTSAEEVDAAMDARPHRVDGRVVEPKRAVSREDSQRPGAHLTVKKIFVGGIKEDTEEHHLRDYFEKYGKIEVVEIMTDRANGKKRGFAFVTFEDHDSVDKIVIQKYHTVNDHNCEVRKALSKQEMASASSSSRGRGGGGGNFGGRGGYGGNDNYGGGRGGGSFGGRGGGFGGGRGGYGGDNYNNNGFGNDGGYGNNPPYGGGSRGYGGGQGGGYGGGNGGGYGGNGGGGGGGGYNDYNNGGGSGGSGFGGGNGNFGGNSGGGGGGYSDFGSYNNQSSSNFGPMKGGNYSGGRSSAPYGGGGYGGGSGNGGNYGSGRRF is encoded by the exons ATGCACAAGTCTGAG TCACCAAAGGAACCTGAGCAGCTCCGCAAGCTGTTCATTGGGGGCTTGAGCTTTGAGACCACAGACGACAGTCTCCGCAACCATTTTGAGCAATGGGGAACCCTGACAGACTGTGTG GTCATGAGGGATCCAGGCACAAAGCGTTCCCGTGGGTTTGGATTTGTCACTTACACTTCAGCTGAAGAAGTTGATGCTGCAATGGATGCCAGACCTCACCGGGTAGATGGACGTGTGGTGGAACCAAAACGTGCTGTCTCCAGAGAG GATTCACAAAGACCTGGGGCACATCTCACCGTCAAAAAGATCTTTGTTGGGGGAATTAAAGAAGACACAGAAGAGCATCACTTAAGAGACTACTTTGAGAAGTATGGGAAGATCGAGGTGGTAGAGATCATGACTGACCGTGCCAATGGCAAGAAGAGAGGATTTGCTTTTGTCACATTTGAAGATCATGATTCTGTTGACAAGATAGTTA TTCAGAAATATCACACTGTCAATGATCACAACTGTGAAGTAAGGAAGGCACTTTCAAAACAAGAGATGGCTTCAGCATCTTCCAGCTCAAGAG GacgtggtggtggaggaggaaacTTTGGAGGCCGTGGTGGCTATGGTGGAAACGATAACTATGGTGGAGGACGCGGAGGAGGAAGCTTTGGTGGTAGAGGAG GTGGTTTTGGTGGTGGTCGTGGCGGATACGGAGGcgataactacaataataatggGTTTGGCAATGATGGTGGATATGGCAACAACCCACCTTATGGTGGAGGCAGTCGAGGATATGGTGGTGGCCAAGGAGGTGGTTACGGTGGAGGAAATGGTGGCGGATATGGAGGAAACggtggtggtggcggcggcgGTGGATACAATGACTACAACAATGGAGGCGGAAGTGGAGGCAGTGGATTTGGTGGAGGCAATG GTAACTTTGGAGGAAACAGTGGTGGAGGAGGCGGAGGATACAGTGACTTTGGCAGCTACAACAACCAGTCCTCATCCAACTTTGGACCCATGAAAGGAGGAAACTACAGCGGTGGAAGGAGTTCTGCACCTTATGGTGGTG GTGGATACGGTGGCGGCAGTGGAAACGGTGGCAATTATGGAAGCGGCAGACGATTCTAA